In Micromonospora purpureochromogenes, a single window of DNA contains:
- a CDS encoding DUF6766 family protein codes for MPRWIRNNALSITMLGAFFVFLSLQSVFGWQTHNEELAEYGAQPISWLAYLGTGHFAESVFENWESEFLQMGGYVLLTAYLVQRGSAESKPEGQTDRPEDDERRAGPDSPWPARVGGLPLLIYRNSLSLALLLIFAGSFVGHLLGGVAQYNEEQALQSGAAPISAWQFLGTSDFWFQSMQNWQSEFLAVGALILLSIVLRQHASPESKPVTVEHAQTGA; via the coding sequence ATGCCGCGGTGGATCAGGAACAACGCGCTGAGCATCACCATGCTGGGCGCCTTCTTCGTCTTCCTGTCGCTGCAGAGCGTCTTCGGGTGGCAGACCCACAACGAGGAGCTGGCCGAGTACGGGGCCCAGCCGATCAGCTGGCTGGCGTACCTGGGCACGGGGCACTTCGCCGAGTCCGTTTTCGAGAACTGGGAGTCGGAGTTCCTCCAGATGGGCGGCTACGTGCTGCTCACCGCGTACCTGGTGCAGCGGGGGTCGGCCGAGTCGAAGCCGGAGGGCCAGACCGACCGCCCGGAGGACGACGAGCGCCGGGCCGGGCCGGACTCACCCTGGCCCGCCCGGGTCGGCGGCCTGCCGCTGTTGATCTACCGCAACAGCCTCTCGCTGGCCCTGCTGCTGATCTTCGCCGGCTCGTTCGTCGGCCACCTGCTCGGCGGCGTGGCCCAGTACAACGAGGAGCAGGCACTGCAGAGCGGTGCCGCCCCGATCAGCGCCTGGCAGTTCCTCGGCACCAGCGACTTCTGGTTCCAGTCCATGCAGAACTGGCAGAGCGAGTTCCTGGCCGTCGGCGCGCTGATCCTGCTCAGCATCGTCCTGCGCCAGCACGCGTCGCCGGAGTCGAAGCCGGTCACCGTGGAGCACGCCCAGACCGGCGCCTGA
- a CDS encoding Rne/Rng family ribonuclease has translation MLENEPEGGERTGAQPAGQTADATDSTSAEGAATDSAAEGAPKRRRTTRRKAAPLNQPEQVEAPAEASAAAASATDEAHQGEVLAPIAGELDTPPKTTRRRRKATPAKAAEEPEVATGAEEHAAEVVPPVKVTRTRRKKAAAPAAAEPAAEIPAAPAVEAAAPVVEPVEEEEPAVEAAAPTEPTAVDEAEAAEAATEEARPGAPEPAVAVSGAESRAGEVPPGVAVPGGEPAEAAREPRTRRRRAALSAPTVLFMAPLPEELPAVRVVEPGPAAAEEAVEEPAETGRRRRRGRREVEPVEVLEVEEEPTGEAEEAVETEDEDEDESAAARRRRRRGRRGRGRGKGGAEDSDEEEAEEAAEAEAEAEGGEAEEPEEEEGEGDGLTRRRRRRRRRGAGDVEGVAEDGVPTVVKIREPRKAVDEVQGVSGSTRLEAKRQRRRDGREQRRTRPPILSESEFLARREAVDRVMAVRQRGDRTQIAVLEDGVLVEHYVTRNSSGTMAGNVYLGKVQNVLPSMEAAFVDIGRGRNAVLYAGEVNWDTTGLEGRARSIEQALRSGDSVLVQVTKDPMGHKGARLTSHIALSGRHLVYVPNGNASGISRKLPDTERKRLRDVLKKLVPDGAGVIVRTAAEGASEDELARDVKRLQAQWEDIQAKAAEGGAPVLLYEEPDLVIRVVRDLFNEDFRDLVIEGEQSYEMVESYLSHVSPDLVARLRRHVGTTDIFAEYRIDEQIIKGLDRKVFLPSGGSLVIDRTEAMTVIDVNTGKYTGSGGNLEETVTRNNLEAAEEIVRQLRLRDIGGIVVIDFIDMVLESNRELVLRRLTECLGRDRTKHQVTEITSLGLVQMTRKRIGAGLLEAFSETCECCKGRGLIIHTEPVPEKPRAGAGAGEKVKAVASSVAAAPDTEPTGGSSRRRSRKAAAAPERTVVETTEAADVDRVAEAEAEYHDTMGYDLSRYEAETAAAPAVADSLEGVSARLAGADDPDALGDTEEESGEGGTGRRRSRRGGPRRRTRP, from the coding sequence ATGCTCGAGAACGAGCCCGAGGGCGGCGAACGGACCGGCGCACAGCCGGCCGGGCAGACCGCCGACGCCACCGACAGCACCAGCGCCGAGGGTGCCGCCACCGACAGCGCCGCCGAGGGCGCGCCGAAGCGCCGGCGCACCACCCGGCGCAAGGCGGCCCCGCTGAACCAGCCGGAGCAGGTCGAGGCGCCCGCCGAGGCGTCGGCGGCCGCCGCCTCCGCCACCGACGAGGCGCACCAGGGCGAGGTGCTGGCCCCGATCGCCGGTGAACTGGACACCCCGCCCAAGACCACCCGTCGCCGGCGCAAGGCGACGCCCGCCAAGGCCGCCGAGGAGCCGGAGGTGGCCACCGGCGCCGAAGAGCACGCGGCGGAGGTCGTCCCGCCGGTGAAGGTCACCCGTACCCGGCGCAAGAAGGCCGCCGCCCCGGCGGCCGCCGAGCCGGCCGCCGAGATCCCCGCCGCGCCGGCCGTGGAGGCCGCCGCGCCGGTGGTCGAGCCGGTCGAGGAGGAGGAGCCCGCCGTCGAGGCGGCGGCGCCCACCGAGCCCACCGCGGTCGACGAGGCCGAGGCCGCCGAGGCCGCCACCGAGGAGGCCCGGCCGGGTGCCCCCGAGCCGGCCGTCGCCGTCTCCGGCGCCGAGAGTCGGGCCGGCGAGGTCCCGCCCGGTGTCGCGGTGCCCGGCGGCGAGCCGGCGGAGGCCGCGCGGGAGCCGCGTACCCGTCGTCGGCGGGCCGCGCTATCCGCGCCCACCGTGCTGTTCATGGCCCCGCTGCCCGAGGAGCTGCCGGCCGTCCGCGTGGTCGAGCCCGGCCCGGCGGCGGCCGAGGAGGCCGTCGAGGAGCCGGCCGAGACCGGTCGCCGGCGTCGCCGCGGTCGCCGCGAGGTCGAGCCGGTCGAGGTGCTCGAGGTCGAGGAGGAGCCCACCGGCGAGGCCGAGGAGGCCGTCGAGACCGAGGACGAGGACGAGGACGAGAGCGCGGCGGCCCGCCGGCGCCGTCGTCGTGGTCGCCGGGGCCGCGGTCGCGGCAAGGGCGGCGCCGAGGACAGCGACGAGGAGGAGGCCGAGGAGGCCGCCGAGGCCGAGGCCGAGGCCGAGGGCGGCGAGGCCGAGGAGCCCGAGGAAGAGGAAGGCGAGGGCGACGGGCTGACCCGCCGCCGGCGCCGTCGTCGCCGCCGGGGCGCCGGGGACGTCGAGGGGGTCGCCGAGGACGGCGTGCCCACCGTGGTCAAGATCCGTGAGCCGCGCAAGGCCGTCGACGAGGTGCAGGGCGTCTCCGGCTCGACCCGGCTGGAGGCCAAGCGCCAGCGCCGTCGGGACGGCCGCGAGCAGCGCCGGACCCGGCCGCCGATCCTCAGCGAGTCGGAGTTCCTGGCCCGCCGGGAGGCGGTCGACCGGGTGATGGCGGTACGCCAGCGCGGCGACCGCACCCAGATCGCGGTCCTGGAGGACGGCGTGCTGGTCGAGCACTACGTCACCCGCAACTCCTCCGGCACCATGGCCGGCAACGTCTACCTCGGCAAGGTGCAGAACGTCCTGCCCAGCATGGAGGCGGCGTTCGTCGACATCGGGCGCGGCCGCAACGCCGTGCTGTACGCCGGCGAGGTCAACTGGGACACCACCGGCCTGGAGGGGCGGGCCCGCTCGATCGAGCAGGCGCTGCGCTCCGGCGACTCGGTGCTGGTGCAGGTGACCAAGGATCCGATGGGGCACAAGGGCGCCCGGCTGACCAGCCACATCGCGCTCTCCGGCCGGCACCTGGTCTACGTGCCGAACGGCAACGCCTCCGGCATCAGCCGCAAGCTGCCGGACACCGAGCGCAAGCGGCTGCGGGACGTGCTCAAGAAGCTGGTGCCGGACGGCGCCGGCGTGATCGTCCGGACCGCCGCCGAGGGGGCGAGCGAGGACGAGCTGGCCCGCGACGTCAAGCGGCTCCAGGCCCAGTGGGAGGACATCCAGGCCAAGGCTGCCGAGGGTGGCGCCCCGGTGCTGCTCTACGAGGAGCCGGACCTGGTCATCCGGGTCGTCCGGGACCTGTTCAACGAGGACTTCCGCGACCTGGTCATCGAGGGCGAGCAGTCGTACGAGATGGTCGAGTCGTACCTGTCGCACGTCTCGCCCGACCTGGTCGCCCGGCTGCGCCGGCACGTCGGCACCACCGACATCTTCGCCGAGTACCGGATCGACGAGCAGATCATCAAGGGGCTGGACCGGAAGGTCTTCCTCCCCTCCGGCGGGTCGCTGGTCATCGACCGCACCGAGGCGATGACCGTCATCGACGTCAACACCGGCAAGTACACCGGCTCCGGGGGCAACCTGGAGGAGACGGTCACCCGCAACAACCTGGAGGCGGCCGAGGAGATCGTGCGCCAGCTCCGGCTGCGCGACATCGGCGGCATCGTGGTGATCGACTTCATCGACATGGTGCTGGAGTCGAACCGCGAGCTGGTGCTGCGCCGGCTGACCGAGTGCCTGGGCCGGGACCGGACCAAGCACCAGGTCACCGAGATCACCTCGCTCGGCCTGGTGCAGATGACCCGCAAGCGGATCGGCGCGGGCCTGCTGGAGGCGTTCAGCGAGACCTGCGAGTGCTGCAAGGGCCGCGGCCTGATCATCCACACCGAGCCGGTGCCGGAGAAGCCGCGTGCCGGCGCCGGCGCGGGGGAGAAGGTCAAGGCGGTCGCCTCCTCGGTGGCCGCCGCCCCGGACACGGAGCCGACCGGCGGGTCGTCGCGGCGGCGCTCGCGCAAGGCCGCCGCCGCGCCGGAGCGCACCGTGGTGGAGACCACCGAGGCCGCCGACGTGGACCGGGTGGCCGAGGCGGAGGCCGAGTACCACGACACGATGGGCTACGACCTGTCCCGGTACGAGGCGGAGACGGCGGCCGCGCCGGCGGTCGCCGACAGCCTGGAGGGCGTGTCGGCCCGGCTGGCCGGGGCGGACGACCCGGACGCGCTGGGCGACACCGAGGAGGAGAGCGGCGAGGGCGGCACCGGCCGGCGCCGGTCCCGCCGCGGCGGTCCCCGTCGGCGGACCCGGCCGTGA
- the rplU gene encoding 50S ribosomal protein L21 — protein MYAIVKTGGKQYKVAEGDVIEVEKLAGAPGDAVKLTAVLLVDGDDLVTDAAKLASVAVSGEIAAHTKGPKIRIHKFKNKTGYHKRQGHRQPLTQVKVTGISSGK, from the coding sequence ATGTACGCGATCGTCAAGACCGGCGGCAAGCAGTACAAGGTCGCCGAGGGCGACGTGATCGAGGTCGAGAAGCTCGCCGGTGCCCCCGGCGACGCGGTGAAGCTCACCGCGGTGCTCCTCGTCGACGGTGACGACCTGGTGACCGACGCGGCGAAGCTTGCCTCGGTCGCAGTGTCCGGCGAGATCGCCGCGCACACCAAGGGCCCGAAGATCCGGATCCACAAGTTCAAGAACAAGACCGGCTACCACAAGCGCCAGGGTCACCGCCAGCCGCTGACCCAGGTCAAGGTGACCGGCATCTCCAGCGGGAAGTAG
- a CDS encoding phage holin family protein, whose protein sequence is MSMPTQGSGLDSDYHPAGAPHTADEVRGSSLGELMRQVTTDLSTLMRQEVELAKAEIRQEGKKAGKAAGLFGGAGFGGYMVALFLSIALWQALDNVMDSGLAALIVAAIWAVIAAVLYSMAKKNAERVRGLKQTNDSVQRIPDALKPHPEGVTR, encoded by the coding sequence ATGAGCATGCCGACGCAGGGGTCCGGACTGGACTCCGATTACCACCCCGCGGGTGCGCCGCACACCGCGGACGAGGTCAGGGGCAGCTCCCTCGGTGAGCTGATGCGTCAGGTCACCACCGACCTGTCCACCCTGATGCGGCAGGAGGTGGAGCTGGCCAAGGCCGAGATCCGCCAGGAGGGGAAGAAGGCGGGCAAGGCCGCCGGTCTCTTCGGCGGCGCCGGCTTCGGCGGCTACATGGTGGCGCTGTTCCTCTCCATCGCGCTGTGGCAGGCCCTGGACAACGTGATGGATTCGGGCCTGGCCGCGCTGATCGTCGCCGCGATCTGGGCGGTCATCGCCGCCGTCCTCTACTCCATGGCAAAGAAGAACGCCGAGCGTGTTCGCGGCCTCAAGCAGACCAACGACAGCGTGCAGCGCATCCCCGACGCGCTGAAGCCCCACCCGGAGGGAGTCACCCGATGA
- the obgE gene encoding GTPase ObgE, translating to MTTFVDRVVLHMQAGDGGHGCASIHREKFKPFGGPDGGNGGHGGSVSLVVDPQVTTLLDFHFRPHLKAENGKGGAGSNRDGANGHDLVIKVPNGTVVQTLDGEVLADLVGVGTTFEAARGGRGGRGNASLANARRKAPGFAELGEPGDRLDVVLELKSVADVGLVGFPSAGKSSLIAVISAAKPKIADYPFTTLVPNLGVVRVDNHTFTVADVPGLIPGAATGRGLGLEFLRHVERCAVLVHVVDTATLEPGRDPLADIDAIEAELTQYGGLTDRPRLVALNKIDVPDGRDLAEIVRPDLEARGFRVFEVSTATREGLKELMFAMAEVVEQSRQAAPPAEPTRIVIRPKAVDDAGFTIDVEEDGSFTVRGVRPERWVRQTNFDNDEAIGFLADRLARLGVEEKLAKVGAKPGDLVRIGEREFDWQPTLYAGVDFVPGNRGTDVRLEEKSTRASAAERLAARKARRQRPADELAAGGLDADLSDDLDDLDDDDLD from the coding sequence GTGACGACGTTCGTTGACCGGGTCGTCCTGCACATGCAGGCCGGCGACGGCGGGCACGGCTGTGCCTCGATCCACCGGGAGAAGTTCAAGCCGTTCGGCGGCCCGGACGGGGGCAACGGCGGGCACGGCGGCAGCGTGTCGCTGGTGGTCGACCCGCAGGTGACCACGCTGCTCGACTTCCACTTCCGCCCGCACCTGAAGGCCGAGAACGGCAAGGGCGGGGCCGGATCGAACCGCGACGGCGCCAACGGCCACGACCTGGTGATCAAGGTGCCGAACGGCACCGTGGTGCAGACCCTCGACGGCGAGGTGCTGGCCGACCTGGTCGGCGTGGGCACCACCTTCGAGGCGGCGCGGGGCGGTCGCGGCGGTCGCGGCAACGCGTCGCTGGCCAACGCCCGGCGCAAGGCTCCCGGCTTCGCCGAGCTGGGCGAGCCGGGCGACCGGCTCGACGTGGTGCTGGAGCTCAAGAGCGTCGCCGACGTCGGCCTGGTGGGCTTCCCGTCCGCCGGCAAGTCGTCGCTGATCGCGGTGATCTCCGCCGCCAAGCCGAAGATCGCCGACTACCCGTTCACCACGCTGGTGCCCAACCTGGGCGTGGTCCGGGTCGACAACCACACCTTCACCGTCGCCGACGTGCCGGGCCTGATCCCGGGCGCGGCCACCGGCCGGGGGCTGGGGCTGGAGTTCCTCCGCCACGTCGAGCGCTGCGCCGTGCTGGTGCACGTGGTCGACACCGCGACGCTGGAGCCGGGCCGCGACCCGCTGGCCGACATCGACGCCATCGAGGCCGAGCTCACCCAGTACGGCGGCCTCACCGACCGGCCGCGGCTGGTCGCCCTCAACAAGATCGACGTACCGGACGGGCGGGATCTCGCCGAGATCGTCCGGCCGGACCTGGAGGCGCGCGGCTTCCGGGTGTTCGAGGTCTCCACGGCCACCCGCGAGGGGCTCAAGGAGCTGATGTTCGCGATGGCCGAGGTGGTCGAGCAGAGCCGCCAGGCGGCTCCGCCGGCCGAGCCGACCCGCATCGTCATCCGCCCGAAGGCGGTCGACGACGCCGGCTTCACCATCGACGTGGAGGAGGACGGCTCCTTCACGGTGCGCGGTGTCCGGCCCGAACGCTGGGTCCGGCAGACGAACTTCGACAACGACGAGGCGATCGGCTTCCTCGCCGACCGGCTCGCCCGCCTCGGCGTCGAGGAGAAGCTCGCCAAGGTCGGCGCCAAGCCGGGCGACCTGGTGCGCATCGGCGAGCGGGAGTTCGACTGGCAGCCCACCCTCTACGCCGGCGTCGACTTCGTGCCCGGCAACCGGGGCACGGACGTGCGGCTGGAGGAGAAGTCGACCCGGGCCTCGGCCGCGGAGCGGCTGGCCGCCCGTAAGGCGCGCCGGCAGCGCCCCGCCGACGAGCTGGCGGCCGGCGGACTGGACGCGGACCTCTCCGACGACCTGGACGACCTGGACGACGACGACCTCGACTAG
- a CDS encoding TIGR03960 family B12-binding radical SAM protein encodes MSAPSTTPRPAAANSVWPQLEPLLPQVTKPIQYVGGELGAVVKDWDAATVRWALMYPDAYEVGLPNQGVQILYEVLNELPDVLAERTYAVWPDLEKLMRAHGVPQFTVDAHRSVRDFDVFGVSFSTELGYTNLLTAIDLAGIPLLAADRTDADPVILAGGHAAFNPEPIADFVDAAVLGDGEEAVLEITTIVRQWKAEGSPGGRDELLLRLARTESVYVPRFYDVDYLPDGRIQRVVPNRADVPFRVHKRTTMDLDAWPYPKKPLVPLAETVHERYAVEIFRGCTRGCRFCQAGMITRPVRERSITTVGQMVRDGLEFSGFHEVGLLSLSSADHSEIGDMCSGLAQQYEGTNVSLSLPSTRVDAFNIDLAQELSRNGRRTGLTFAPEGGSERIRKVINKMVSKEDLIRTVVTAYTNGWRQVKLYFMCGLPTETDDDVLEIADMAHEVIKAGRAATGSKDIRCTVSIGGFVPKPHTPFQWAPMERPEVIDHRLKILKQAINSDRSLGRAIGYRYHDGEPSLIEGLLSRGDRRVGAVIRKVWENGGRFDGWSEHFSYQRWVDAAAEALPAFGVDLDWYTTRERDELEVLPWDHLDSGLDKDWLWQDWQDSLSEYEQDDCRWTPCFDCGVCPSMDTEIQIGPTGRKLLPLTPVNGLKVPTGAQQ; translated from the coding sequence ATGAGTGCCCCGTCCACGACGCCGCGCCCCGCCGCGGCCAATTCCGTCTGGCCCCAGCTGGAGCCGCTGCTGCCCCAGGTGACCAAGCCCATCCAGTACGTCGGTGGCGAGTTGGGCGCGGTGGTCAAGGACTGGGACGCGGCCACCGTGCGCTGGGCGCTGATGTATCCCGACGCGTACGAGGTCGGCCTGCCCAACCAGGGCGTGCAGATCCTCTACGAGGTGCTCAACGAGCTGCCCGACGTGCTCGCCGAGCGCACCTACGCGGTCTGGCCGGACCTGGAGAAGCTGATGCGCGCCCACGGCGTGCCGCAGTTCACGGTCGACGCGCACCGCTCGGTGCGCGACTTCGACGTGTTCGGCGTCTCGTTCTCCACCGAGCTGGGCTACACCAACCTGCTCACCGCGATCGACCTGGCCGGCATCCCGCTGCTCGCCGCCGACCGCACCGACGCCGACCCGGTGATCCTGGCCGGCGGGCACGCCGCGTTCAACCCGGAGCCGATCGCCGACTTCGTCGACGCCGCCGTGCTGGGCGACGGCGAGGAAGCGGTCCTGGAGATCACCACGATCGTCCGGCAGTGGAAGGCCGAGGGCTCCCCGGGCGGCCGCGACGAGCTGCTGCTGCGGCTGGCCCGCACCGAGAGCGTCTACGTGCCGCGCTTCTACGACGTGGACTACCTGCCCGACGGCCGGATCCAGCGGGTCGTGCCGAACCGGGCGGACGTGCCGTTCCGGGTGCACAAGCGTACGACGATGGACCTGGACGCCTGGCCGTACCCGAAGAAGCCCCTCGTGCCGCTCGCCGAGACCGTGCACGAGCGGTACGCGGTGGAGATCTTCCGGGGTTGCACCCGGGGCTGCCGGTTCTGCCAGGCCGGCATGATCACCCGCCCGGTGCGGGAGCGCTCGATCACCACCGTCGGCCAGATGGTCCGCGACGGCCTGGAGTTCTCCGGCTTCCACGAGGTGGGCCTGCTGTCGCTCTCCTCCGCCGACCACTCCGAGATCGGCGACATGTGCTCCGGCCTCGCCCAGCAGTACGAGGGCACCAACGTGTCCCTGTCGCTGCCGTCGACCCGGGTGGACGCGTTCAACATCGACCTGGCCCAGGAGCTGTCCCGCAACGGCCGGCGTACGGGCCTGACCTTCGCCCCGGAGGGCGGGTCGGAGCGGATCCGCAAGGTCATCAACAAGATGGTGTCGAAGGAAGACCTGATCCGCACCGTCGTCACCGCGTACACCAACGGCTGGCGGCAGGTGAAGCTGTACTTCATGTGCGGCCTGCCCACCGAGACCGACGACGACGTCCTTGAGATCGCCGACATGGCGCACGAGGTCATCAAGGCCGGCCGGGCCGCCACCGGTTCCAAGGACATCCGCTGCACCGTCTCCATCGGCGGCTTCGTGCCGAAGCCGCACACCCCGTTCCAGTGGGCCCCGATGGAGCGCCCGGAGGTCATCGACCACCGACTCAAGATCCTCAAGCAGGCGATCAACTCGGATCGCTCGCTGGGCCGGGCGATCGGCTACCGCTACCACGACGGCGAGCCGTCGCTGATCGAGGGCCTGCTCAGCCGCGGTGACCGCCGGGTCGGCGCGGTGATCCGCAAGGTCTGGGAGAACGGCGGCCGGTTCGACGGCTGGAGCGAGCACTTCTCGTACCAGCGTTGGGTGGACGCCGCCGCCGAGGCGCTGCCGGCCTTCGGCGTGGATCTCGACTGGTACACCACCCGGGAGCGCGACGAGCTGGAGGTCCTGCCCTGGGACCACCTCGACTCGGGCCTGGACAAGGACTGGCTCTGGCAGGACTGGCAGGACTCGCTGTCCGAGTACGAGCAGGACGACTGCCGCTGGACCCCGTGCTTCGACTGCGGCGTCTGCCCGTCGATGGACACCGAGATCCAGATCGGCCCCACCGGCCGCAAGCTGCTCCCGCTCACCCCGGTCAACGGCCTGAAGGTCCCCACCGGCGCCCAGCAGTGA
- a CDS encoding TIGR03936 family radical SAM-associated protein — translation MRYAKRGPLRFTSHRDFARAFERALRRAGVPIAFSQGFTPHPKISYASAAPTGVASEAEYLEIGLREPVDPEQLRAALDAALSPGLDVLDAVIAASGSLADRIEASHWRIELPEVEPAVLEAAVAAFTAADEIQVERMTKQGRRTFDARAAVMRIDVVPPAETPSGVPDSSCAILELVVRQVTPSVRPDDVLSGLRVVADLVPPVSPRVIRLAQGTLTAQGAIVDPLDADRDGATIGEH, via the coding sequence ATCCGGTACGCCAAGCGCGGCCCGCTCCGGTTCACCTCGCACCGGGACTTCGCCCGGGCCTTCGAGCGCGCACTGCGCCGGGCCGGCGTCCCGATCGCCTTCTCCCAGGGCTTCACCCCGCACCCCAAGATCTCCTACGCCAGCGCGGCCCCCACCGGTGTCGCCAGCGAGGCGGAGTACCTCGAGATCGGCCTGCGTGAGCCGGTCGACCCGGAGCAGCTGCGCGCCGCGCTGGACGCCGCGCTCTCGCCGGGGCTGGACGTGCTCGACGCGGTGATCGCCGCGAGCGGCAGCCTGGCCGACCGGATCGAGGCCTCGCACTGGCGCATCGAGCTGCCCGAGGTCGAGCCGGCCGTACTGGAGGCGGCCGTCGCCGCCTTCACCGCCGCCGACGAGATCCAGGTCGAGCGGATGACCAAGCAGGGCCGGCGCACCTTCGACGCCCGGGCCGCCGTCATGCGTATCGATGTGGTGCCGCCCGCGGAGACGCCTTCCGGGGTACCGGACTCCTCGTGTGCGATACTCGAACTGGTCGTGCGGCAGGTCACCCCGTCCGTACGGCCCGATGACGTCCTTTCCGGCCTCCGCGTGGTGGCCGACCTGGTGCCGCCGGTATCGCCGAGGGTGATCCGGCTGGCGCAGGGCACGCTGACCGCGCAGGGTGCGATCGTGGATCCGTTGGACGCGGACCGCGACGGGGCAACCATCGGTGAGCACTGA
- a CDS encoding lysophospholipid acyltransferase family protein has translation MPLLYTIGKLTVAPALRLAFRPTVEGLEHIPETGGAIFAGNHLSVADELFLGTVVPRHLAFWAKSEYFKGTGPKGAFSKFVLTGLGAIPVERAGGRAALTAFDAAIPALQGGDLVAVYPEGTRSPDGRLYRGRTGTVRLAVAAGVPIIPVGMIGTDKAQPIGARVPRPGRAKITVRFGKPLDFTGRSDDRTSLRAMTDELMAEIQKLTGQEYVPRYAPPRAHPPLAGEPGAV, from the coding sequence GTGCCCCTGCTCTACACCATCGGCAAGCTCACCGTGGCGCCCGCGCTCCGGCTGGCCTTCCGTCCGACCGTGGAGGGGTTGGAGCACATCCCGGAAACCGGTGGTGCGATCTTCGCGGGCAACCACCTCTCGGTCGCCGACGAGCTCTTCCTCGGCACCGTGGTCCCGCGGCACCTGGCCTTCTGGGCCAAGTCGGAGTACTTCAAGGGCACCGGGCCCAAGGGCGCCTTCTCCAAGTTCGTGCTCACCGGCCTGGGCGCCATCCCGGTCGAGCGGGCCGGCGGCCGGGCGGCGCTGACGGCGTTCGACGCCGCCATCCCCGCCTTGCAGGGTGGCGACCTGGTCGCGGTCTATCCGGAGGGGACCCGCTCCCCCGACGGGCGGCTCTACCGGGGGCGTACCGGCACGGTCCGGCTGGCGGTGGCGGCCGGCGTGCCGATCATCCCGGTCGGCATGATCGGCACGGACAAGGCCCAGCCGATCGGCGCCCGGGTGCCCCGGCCCGGCCGCGCGAAGATCACCGTACGGTTCGGCAAGCCGCTGGACTTCACCGGCCGGTCCGACGACCGGACCTCGCTGCGGGCGATGACCGACGAGCTGATGGCCGAGATCCAGAAGCTCACCGGCCAGGAGTACGTGCCGCGCTACGCCCCGCCGCGCGCCCACCCGCCGCTGGCGGGGGAGCCCGGCGCCGTCTGA
- the rpmA gene encoding 50S ribosomal protein L27: MAHKKGASSSRNGRDSAAQRLGVKRFGGQVVSAGEILIRQRGTKFHPGDLVGRGGDDTLFALSAGAVQFGTKRGRKTVSIVPQQ, encoded by the coding sequence ATGGCTCACAAAAAGGGTGCGTCCAGCTCGCGTAACGGTCGTGACTCCGCGGCCCAGCGACTCGGCGTGAAGCGCTTCGGTGGTCAGGTTGTCAGCGCGGGTGAGATCCTCATCCGTCAGCGTGGCACCAAGTTCCACCCCGGTGACCTGGTCGGCCGCGGCGGAGACGACACGCTCTTCGCGCTGTCCGCCGGTGCGGTCCAGTTCGGCACCAAGCGTGGTCGCAAGACCGTCAGCATCGTGCCGCAGCAGTAA
- a CDS encoding GNAT family N-acetyltransferase: MLIESRPSTDPEIDALVVAQQRELREADGGLDGQATVTHDDIRYLAVVVDGRAVACGGIQSLDATTGELKRMYVRPAYRGGGIARQLLTALEELAFQRGHSVVCLETGVYLPAAIGLYTSCEYEPIPVYGEYVDNPYSVCFAKRLPVAA, translated from the coding sequence ATGCTGATCGAGTCCCGTCCTTCCACCGACCCGGAGATCGACGCCCTCGTCGTCGCCCAGCAGCGTGAGCTGCGCGAGGCCGACGGCGGACTGGACGGGCAGGCCACCGTCACGCACGACGACATCCGCTACCTCGCGGTGGTCGTCGACGGCCGGGCGGTGGCCTGCGGCGGGATCCAGTCGCTGGACGCCACCACCGGGGAACTCAAGCGGATGTACGTCCGTCCCGCGTACCGGGGCGGGGGTATCGCCCGGCAGCTGCTGACCGCGCTGGAGGAGTTGGCCTTCCAGCGCGGTCACTCGGTGGTCTGCCTGGAGACCGGGGTGTACCTGCCGGCCGCGATCGGGCTCTACACCTCGTGCGAGTACGAGCCGATCCCGGTCTACGGCGAGTACGTCGACAACCCGTACAGCGTCTGCTTCGCCAAGCGCCTGCCGGTCGCCGCCTGA
- a CDS encoding DUF4383 domain-containing protein, whose product MARDVRGRGTAGPKPRVQLVALVVAVVFLLLGVLGFVPGVTTGYDDLTFAGHHSLAKLLGLFQVSILHNLLHLLFGLAGLVLARRVGGARLFLVGGGAAYLGLWMYGFLLDRDAAANFLPLNGADNWLHLGLGFGMLVLGLLLSNDAGTGGRLDKPIDRP is encoded by the coding sequence ATGGCACGAGACGTGCGCGGGCGTGGCACGGCCGGGCCGAAACCCCGGGTCCAGCTGGTCGCGCTCGTGGTGGCCGTGGTCTTCCTGCTGCTCGGGGTGCTGGGCTTCGTCCCGGGCGTCACCACCGGGTACGACGACCTGACCTTCGCCGGGCATCACTCGCTCGCGAAGCTGCTCGGTCTGTTCCAGGTGTCGATCCTGCACAACCTGCTGCACCTGCTCTTCGGGCTGGCCGGGCTGGTGCTGGCCCGCCGGGTCGGCGGCGCCCGGCTGTTCCTGGTCGGCGGGGGTGCCGCCTACCTGGGCCTCTGGATGTACGGCTTCCTGCTCGACCGGGACGCCGCCGCCAACTTCCTCCCGCTCAACGGCGCCGACAACTGGCTGCACCTGGGGCTCGGCTTCGGCATGCTCGTCCTCGGGCTGCTGCTCTCCAACGACGCGGGCACGGGCGGGCGGCTGGACAAGCCGATCGACCGCCCCTGA